From Peptoanaerobacter stomatis, one genomic window encodes:
- a CDS encoding serine/threonine protein kinase, which translates to MKTLEVRLYGGTRILADGKEIEFPFMKSALLLIILSDKKSYSRKKLQLMLWHDKNEQKADRNLRNTIYVIKQKLGGDVILTEKNSKIRLNENISVLNDLDIINSLEYKDMCKDDLQNIYSYFSDEIFEDLNFEYGISLDDYIRNFKNIYNENIYRKLIEISQHFMHVMNYENVIITCEFMIKLNEYDETPYKNLITAYNSLGIFSKIAEIDKKMSDIFGYDANADKIANIGNEYYRDDQIFYTLSEITKFNQGEKYRHIGIKGASGSGKTEILNSIKLQQNNDTKIIDYSISNGYTPCKYEVFNYIINKIRNNLLLDSSSLYDIVANGQKVILIIDNLDLSDVESIEELFNFIIRSENKILLIATYSMDLDNKLTYFLNSLSTEDLFTEIKLGNLNFNDLKKAYSNLSDEQINNLIVQSGGNPFLINYLMNNGVTKEMYNAFMSVNLSCKTQTSLRILNLLSIMKNRVDINTLSDILNIDVDKVVQEVSQLINRGILIENTEQDYVEIEFCNNLQKEYICSSIKNIEKQYIHKKIADYYESILCDNYSIDNKYYTIIIYHLTMAKYMDKAFIYKCKQFNKIYNISHEFFPIALDEEYSYSVNFNIDENMFKNKYEELMEEMDNLKNKYSETILKVKINMLFCYARFYKSIGKFDEAQEKLNEILRLSESLDYFIGIFQAHLQFIQYSININDLKMMKSHLKTLHNDYKDMMSEVQYAIYLRFKGYYDVLEHNFKSGIQKVEEAQEIFKKQHKLYKMKFNIAACSFVKGEAKFLQNEFDDAFEYYMDAISICHDKEIHPSLALLFSRLGLVRLKQQSFDEAKYYFEKSLKQYNTVGFSWGKEQLYSHIDKIYKSK; encoded by the coding sequence ATGAAAACTTTAGAAGTACGGCTATATGGTGGAACACGCATATTGGCTGATGGAAAGGAAATAGAGTTTCCTTTTATGAAGTCTGCTTTGCTGCTCATAATTTTATCTGATAAGAAATCATACAGCAGAAAAAAACTTCAACTTATGCTATGGCATGATAAAAACGAGCAAAAAGCTGACAGAAATTTGAGAAATACAATATACGTAATAAAACAAAAATTGGGAGGAGATGTTATTTTAACGGAGAAAAATTCCAAAATAAGACTCAATGAAAACATATCCGTTTTAAATGACTTGGACATTATAAACTCTTTGGAATATAAAGATATGTGCAAAGATGATTTGCAGAATATATACTCGTATTTTTCTGATGAAATTTTTGAAGATTTGAATTTTGAATACGGTATATCCCTTGATGATTACATAAGAAATTTCAAAAATATATATAACGAAAATATATACAGAAAATTAATCGAAATATCTCAACATTTTATGCATGTAATGAATTATGAAAATGTAATTATAACTTGCGAATTTATGATTAAGCTCAATGAATATGACGAAACACCTTATAAAAATCTTATAACCGCCTATAATTCACTTGGCATATTCTCAAAAATAGCTGAAATAGACAAGAAAATGTCAGATATTTTCGGATATGACGCAAACGCTGATAAAATCGCCAATATAGGTAACGAATATTATAGAGATGATCAAATATTTTATACACTTTCAGAGATAACAAAATTTAATCAAGGTGAAAAATACAGGCATATAGGAATAAAAGGAGCAAGCGGCAGCGGTAAAACCGAAATATTAAACAGTATCAAGCTACAACAAAACAATGACACAAAGATAATTGATTATAGTATTTCCAATGGATATACACCTTGTAAATACGAAGTTTTCAACTATATAATAAATAAAATAAGAAACAATTTATTGCTTGATTCTTCATCTTTATATGATATAGTGGCAAACGGACAAAAAGTTATACTCATAATAGATAATTTAGATTTGTCGGATGTCGAATCGATAGAAGAACTGTTCAACTTCATAATACGCTCTGAAAATAAAATACTTCTTATAGCTACTTATAGTATGGACTTAGATAACAAACTCACATATTTTTTAAACTCACTTTCTACAGAAGACCTTTTTACAGAAATAAAACTCGGAAATCTCAACTTTAACGATTTAAAAAAAGCATATTCAAATTTAAGTGATGAGCAAATAAACAATCTCATTGTTCAAAGCGGAGGAAATCCGTTTTTAATAAATTATTTGATGAATAACGGAGTTACAAAAGAGATGTATAACGCTTTTATGAGCGTAAATCTTTCCTGTAAAACACAGACATCTCTTAGAATACTCAATTTATTATCTATAATGAAAAACCGAGTTGATATAAATACACTATCAGACATCTTGAATATTGATGTCGATAAAGTTGTACAAGAAGTATCACAGCTTATAAACAGAGGAATACTCATAGAAAATACAGAGCAGGATTATGTCGAAATTGAATTTTGCAACAATCTACAAAAAGAGTACATCTGTTCGTCTATCAAAAATATAGAAAAACAATATATTCACAAAAAGATTGCTGATTATTATGAAAGCATACTATGTGATAATTATAGCATAGACAACAAATACTACACCATAATAATATATCATCTTACCATGGCAAAATATATGGATAAAGCATTCATATATAAATGTAAACAATTTAACAAAATATATAATATTTCGCACGAATTTTTCCCTATTGCGCTTGATGAAGAATACAGCTATTCCGTAAATTTCAATATAGATGAAAATATGTTTAAAAACAAATATGAAGAGCTTATGGAAGAAATGGATAATCTTAAAAACAAATATAGTGAAACCATACTGAAAGTCAAAATAAATATGCTCTTTTGCTATGCAAGATTTTATAAGAGTATAGGCAAGTTTGACGAAGCTCAGGAAAAATTAAATGAGATACTCAGACTATCAGAATCATTGGATTATTTTATAGGAATCTTCCAGGCACATCTTCAATTCATTCAATATTCCATAAATATAAATGATTTGAAAATGATGAAATCACATTTAAAAACCCTCCACAACGATTACAAAGATATGATGAGCGAAGTACAATATGCTATTTACCTAAGATTTAAAGGATATTATGACGTTCTTGAACATAATTTTAAAAGCGGTATACAAAAAGTAGAAGAAGCGCAAGAAATATTCAAAAAACAACATAAACTTTATAAGATGAAATTCAATATAGCCGCTTGTAGCTTTGTAAAAGGAGAAGCAAAGTTTTTACAAAATGAATTTGATGACGCTTTTGAATACTATATGGACGCAATCTCCATTTGCCATGACAAAGAAATACATCCATCTCTTGCCCTGTTATTTTCAAGATTAGGTCTTGTACGATTAAAGCAACAATCATTTGACGAAGCTAAATATTACTTCGAAAAATCGCTAAAACAGTATAACACAGTAGGATTTTCTTGGGGAAAAGAACAACTGTATTCTCATATTGATAAAATATATAAGTCAAAATGA
- a CDS encoding (2Fe-2S)-binding protein, with product MNIQFKINEKQMNMEVDPTKRLIDFLRDDLNLKGVKEGCSEGECGACTVIMDSKAVTSCTVLTGQINNTEIITIEGLEKNGQLDKIQKAFIDNGAIQCGFCTPGMILSIKALMMNNENPTMEDVKEAIEGNLCRCTGYASIFDATRALLAEAQNE from the coding sequence TTGAACATACAGTTTAAAATTAATGAAAAGCAGATGAATATGGAAGTAGATCCTACAAAAAGACTTATAGATTTTTTGAGGGACGATTTAAATTTAAAAGGTGTAAAAGAAGGCTGCTCCGAAGGAGAATGCGGCGCCTGTACTGTGATTATGGATTCTAAAGCTGTTACAAGCTGTACAGTTCTTACAGGGCAAATAAATAATACGGAAATAATTACAATAGAAGGCTTGGAAAAAAATGGACAGCTTGACAAAATACAAAAAGCTTTTATAGATAACGGTGCAATACAATGCGGATTTTGCACACCCGGAATGATACTCAGTATAAAAGCTCTTATGATGAACAATGAAAATCCTACTATGGAAGATGTAAAAGAAGCAATCGAAGGCAATCTATGCAGATGTACAGGATATGCGAGCATATTCGATGCAACAAGGGCATTATTAGCGGAGGCTCAAAATGAATAA
- a CDS encoding FAD binding domain-containing protein, with protein MNNFYQPNNEKELVEVLKLKDENTILLAGATDVMVEMKQKRIFNKDFIDLTKISEFNFIEEFDDNVQIGSITKIQDIADNDIIKDNFHSLATATRHVGSKQIRNRATIGGNVANASQSADTLPVLFSLNALCEVINSNGIKRTLKVDDLIIGRGKTNLEKDEVITKIIIPKTSKYNYFSKLGSRKEVTISKINCGSVFILKDFQIEKSHIYIGAIGIKAINAIELEQYFNGKNIRQIEDEQIRKIGFDIVEKAIPNRESKYYKRQAIYGILSDILEELRHDNGI; from the coding sequence ATGAATAATTTTTATCAGCCAAATAATGAAAAAGAACTTGTAGAAGTGTTAAAACTGAAAGATGAAAACACAATACTTTTAGCAGGTGCCACTGATGTTATGGTAGAAATGAAACAAAAGAGAATATTTAATAAAGATTTTATAGATTTGACAAAAATATCAGAATTTAATTTTATTGAAGAATTTGATGACAATGTACAAATAGGCTCTATCACAAAAATACAAGACATTGCTGACAACGATATAATAAAAGATAATTTTCATTCTCTTGCCACTGCAACAAGACATGTGGGTTCAAAACAGATAAGAAACAGAGCTACAATAGGCGGCAATGTAGCAAATGCTTCTCAAAGTGCAGATACACTACCGGTATTATTCAGCTTGAATGCACTATGTGAAGTTATAAACTCAAACGGCATTAAAAGAACATTAAAAGTTGATGACTTGATAATAGGAAGAGGTAAGACAAATCTTGAAAAAGATGAAGTGATTACAAAAATAATCATACCTAAGACTTCAAAATACAACTACTTTTCCAAACTCGGTTCAAGAAAAGAAGTTACAATTTCAAAAATAAACTGTGGCAGTGTGTTTATACTGAAGGATTTTCAAATAGAAAAATCTCATATATATATAGGGGCTATTGGAATAAAGGCTATAAACGCAATAGAATTGGAGCAATATTTTAACGGAAAAAATATACGTCAAATAGAAGATGAACAAATTAGAAAAATAGGTTTTGATATAGTTGAAAAAGCTATACCTAACAGAGAGTCAAAGTATTATAAAAGACAAGCAATTTATGGTATTTTGAGCGATATATTGGAAGAATTGAGGCATGACAATGGAATATAA
- a CDS encoding xanthine dehydrogenase family protein molybdopterin-binding subunit, whose amino-acid sequence MEYKYLGKRIMREDSYERAIGKTQYTLDMERKDVLFAKLILSTKAHAKYSLDISEAVKVDGIVKIYTSKDVEHTNYYNSMEWFTGIQGKRDEKLINDVARFVGDRIGIVVGKSKDSVEKALAKIKVNYEELKAVVDLKDSIKDEFIIKNDTNLCYKKSIAYGDFEQSKKDADYIVKTSGSTQKIHHLAIEPHICLSEIDIFGNLIVWTPCQVAFAVQMHISRILDFPYNKVRVIKSNMGGSFGGKQQPILEPLSAFITLDLKKPIMLYMDRYDTLVGTVSRNPVQVDIETAVTKEGKILGRKIDAYVDGGAYDTNATSIVNAFMKKLFRLYEIPSQCAEGKSYYTNTIPGGAARAYGGPQSHAISELNIDDVARKLNMDPCELRLLNLAKPYQDDPTGGPNLGNAQVIECMKQGMERFDWYKRKENIYKKNTDRYAYGIGVAAATHGNGYKGAFPDFCNVEFTLFSDSTALVKISVHEQGCGTIASLTQIAAEALDLEPAKIRMTEADTLYTPYDAAGTQASRVTFVNGGAIKKAGEQLREKLIDTAVQLKNFDRKDVYTDNGKVFCKKTGESVDYSELVKFAEKNNFEAMTVYVHHEQEANPASFAVFFVEVKIDKYTGIVEITDSLAVHDIGQSVNPSLVEGQIYGGAHMSLGMALSEEIVYDEKGNVKTNSLSKYHILNSQDMPKIDILLIESEDESAPYGIKSVGEMSCVAPAPAVINAINNALGTNITNYPATPEKIIEAIVEKESSINN is encoded by the coding sequence ATGGAATATAAATATTTAGGTAAAAGAATTATGAGAGAAGACTCATATGAACGTGCCATAGGAAAAACTCAGTACACTCTCGATATGGAGAGAAAAGATGTCTTATTTGCAAAACTTATATTATCCACAAAAGCCCACGCAAAGTACAGCTTGGATATAAGTGAAGCTGTAAAAGTGGACGGTATAGTAAAAATATATACATCTAAAGACGTAGAGCATACCAACTATTACAACTCTATGGAATGGTTCACAGGCATACAGGGAAAAAGAGATGAAAAACTGATAAACGATGTGGCAAGATTTGTAGGTGACAGAATAGGAATAGTAGTCGGAAAAAGCAAAGATTCCGTTGAAAAAGCACTTGCAAAAATAAAAGTAAATTACGAAGAATTAAAAGCGGTCGTAGATCTCAAAGATTCTATAAAAGATGAATTTATAATTAAAAATGATACTAACTTATGTTATAAAAAATCAATAGCCTATGGGGATTTCGAGCAGTCAAAAAAGGATGCCGACTATATAGTAAAGACAAGCGGTTCTACTCAAAAAATTCATCACTTGGCAATAGAACCTCATATATGTTTAAGTGAAATAGATATTTTCGGTAATCTTATAGTTTGGACACCATGTCAAGTGGCTTTTGCCGTTCAAATGCACATATCAAGAATACTCGATTTTCCTTACAACAAGGTAAGAGTCATAAAGTCCAATATGGGAGGCTCGTTCGGAGGCAAACAACAGCCGATATTAGAGCCGTTATCAGCATTTATAACACTTGATTTGAAAAAACCTATAATGCTTTATATGGATAGATATGACACATTAGTAGGCACTGTTTCAAGAAATCCTGTACAAGTGGATATTGAAACTGCGGTTACTAAAGAAGGAAAGATTCTCGGCAGAAAAATAGATGCATATGTAGACGGCGGAGCATATGATACAAATGCCACAAGTATAGTAAACGCTTTTATGAAAAAACTTTTCAGATTGTACGAAATACCAAGTCAATGTGCAGAAGGTAAATCATATTATACCAATACAATTCCAGGCGGCGCAGCAAGAGCATACGGCGGACCGCAGTCACATGCAATCAGCGAGTTGAATATTGATGACGTCGCAAGAAAATTAAATATGGATCCTTGCGAATTAAGATTACTTAATTTAGCAAAACCATATCAAGATGACCCTACAGGCGGACCGAATTTGGGAAATGCACAAGTAATAGAGTGTATGAAACAAGGTATGGAAAGATTCGATTGGTACAAAAGAAAAGAAAATATATACAAAAAAAATACCGACAGATACGCATACGGTATTGGAGTTGCTGCTGCGACTCATGGAAACGGATATAAAGGCGCATTTCCTGATTTTTGTAATGTTGAATTTACACTTTTCAGTGATTCAACCGCACTTGTGAAAATATCCGTTCATGAACAAGGCTGTGGTACAATAGCATCATTGACTCAGATAGCTGCTGAAGCACTTGATCTTGAACCTGCAAAAATCAGAATGACAGAAGCGGATACTTTATACACACCTTATGATGCTGCTGGAACTCAAGCGAGCAGAGTTACATTTGTAAACGGTGGCGCAATAAAAAAAGCAGGCGAGCAATTAAGAGAAAAATTAATCGATACAGCAGTTCAATTAAAAAATTTTGATAGAAAAGATGTATATACAGATAACGGAAAAGTATTTTGTAAAAAAACAGGTGAAAGTGTAGATTACAGCGAACTTGTAAAATTTGCCGAAAAAAATAATTTTGAAGCCATGACAGTATACGTGCATCATGAACAGGAGGCAAATCCTGCATCATTTGCAGTATTTTTTGTAGAAGTAAAAATTGATAAATACACAGGAATAGTTGAAATAACAGATTCGTTAGCTGTTCATGACATAGGTCAGTCTGTAAACCCTTCACTCGTAGAAGGACAGATTTATGGTGGAGCGCATATGAGTCTCGGCATGGCATTAAGCGAAGAAATTGTCTATGATGAAAAAGGCAATGTAAAGACAAATTCTTTATCCAAATATCATATATTAAACTCTCAGGATATGCCTAAAATAGATATATTACTCATAGAGTCGGAAGATGAATCCGCTCCGTACGGCATCAAAAGCGTGGGCGAAATGAGCTGTGTTGCTCCGGCACCGGCTGTTATAAACGCTATAAATAACGCTCTTGGAACAAATATCACGAATTATCCTGCAACACCTGAAAAAATAATCGAAGCTATAGTAGAAAAGGAAAGTAGTATAAATAATTAA
- a CDS encoding HAL/PAL/TAL family ammonia-lyase, with protein MDTKILNGSNLTLEDVYNISFNYQKVDVDEEAKERVAKARQVLFDMAAEGKPVYGLNRGVGWNKDKEFDQDFFTQYNKNLLNTHCLGVPPYHSEEDVRAILLLRLNKVLSGHTGMSLELMQAYVDFLNHRIHPRVPMRGSIGEADITTLSHIGLAFIGEEDVTYKGEVMNSKKAMDMEGLKPIILGPKDGLSIVSSNAQGEAMAVMALREIEEIVDLSNIIFCLSLEGLNGVMEQLREDVNVTRGIYGQIKVARDCRNYLKGSFLHDKDPERALQDPLSFRCAHSINGSILDELEFVKKYLNIQLNTTDDNPCIILEENSSFVSANFETTTLAVGIEMLATGLSHLSKSSCYRTIKLADPAFTKLTRFLTAKEVESIAYGTIQKTFTMLDTQNRGLANPNSMDFYSLAGTIEDHASNLPLAASRLYKIVDNIRYIIGIEAMHAVQAIDLRGNHKLGEVTSKAYKIIREEIPFLDKDRNLSKDIQKIYNIIKSNKLLEIIR; from the coding sequence ATGGATACAAAAATTCTAAATGGAAGTAATCTCACACTTGAAGATGTGTACAACATTTCGTTCAACTATCAGAAAGTGGATGTAGATGAAGAAGCAAAAGAAAGAGTTGCAAAAGCAAGACAAGTATTGTTCGATATGGCGGCTGAAGGCAAGCCTGTATACGGACTTAACAGAGGTGTAGGTTGGAACAAGGACAAAGAATTTGATCAGGATTTTTTCACTCAATATAATAAAAATCTTCTGAATACACACTGCTTAGGAGTACCGCCTTATCACAGCGAAGAAGATGTAAGAGCAATTTTACTTTTAAGACTTAACAAGGTTTTGTCAGGTCATACAGGTATGTCACTTGAACTTATGCAAGCATATGTAGATTTTTTAAATCATAGAATTCATCCAAGAGTTCCTATGAGAGGTTCAATAGGTGAAGCCGATATAACAACACTAAGTCATATAGGACTTGCTTTTATAGGCGAAGAAGACGTTACATATAAAGGTGAAGTCATGAATTCCAAAAAAGCTATGGATATGGAAGGACTGAAACCTATAATATTAGGACCTAAAGACGGTCTTAGCATAGTGTCATCAAATGCACAAGGTGAGGCTATGGCTGTTATGGCACTGAGAGAAATCGAAGAAATAGTAGATTTATCAAACATAATATTTTGTTTAAGCCTTGAAGGTCTAAACGGAGTTATGGAACAATTAAGAGAAGATGTAAACGTTACAAGAGGAATATATGGACAAATAAAAGTTGCAAGAGATTGCAGAAATTATTTAAAAGGAAGTTTCCTTCACGATAAAGACCCTGAAAGAGCACTTCAAGATCCTCTAAGCTTCAGATGCGCACACTCAATAAACGGAAGTATTTTAGACGAACTCGAATTTGTAAAAAAATACCTTAATATTCAGCTTAATACTACTGATGACAACCCTTGTATAATACTTGAAGAAAACTCATCATTTGTAAGTGCAAATTTTGAAACTACAACTCTTGCAGTAGGTATAGAAATGCTTGCAACAGGACTTAGCCATTTATCAAAATCATCCTGCTACAGAACTATAAAACTTGCAGATCCGGCATTTACAAAACTCACAAGATTTTTAACTGCCAAAGAAGTAGAAAGTATAGCATATGGAACAATACAAAAAACATTCACTATGCTTGATACTCAAAACAGAGGACTTGCAAATCCGAATTCAATGGATTTTTATTCACTTGCCGGCACAATAGAAGACCATGCATCAAACCTTCCGCTTGCCGCATCAAGATTATACAAAATAGTGGATAACATAAGATATATAATCGGAATAGAAGCTATGCACGCCGTTCAAGCAATAGATTTAAGAGGTAACCATAAACTCGGTGAGGTTACATCAAAAGCATACAAAATAATAAGAGAAGAAATACCATTTTTGGATAAAGACAGAAATTTGAGTAAAGATATTCAAAAAATATACAATATTATTAAATCAAATAAACTTCTTGAAATTATAAGATAA
- a CDS encoding BCCT family transporter, with the protein MENQKKNIRWEVFVPSFILVALAAIIGIVNNQALTETSNKFFAWSLESFGWLYQWVTIITLFLVFALLFSKIGSIKIGGKDAKPKYSFGTWFAMTLTGGVATGIVTWGVNEPLIYLGNIYGELETLGIEPGSAEAVRFAIGRCFYNWTFLPYALYALTGVIVAYVYFNKKKQLNVTSTLEPLFGEKVRKGAFASVVDTLSMLAIVLGLCSGLTMCIVLISTGISYSYKVDVTLPLFIGIGVLIIAAFTLSSYVGLDNGLKKLAGLNAYFYYGLLILIIVTGPTLFILRNTTAGMAEWLQNFWSWGLDPIDIGGAALTRSWTLFDWSVWIAYAPVTGIFLGQISYGRTIRQCLIINLILPAIFGIIWFGVWGNAAINMQITNQVDLVSTIQNANSVTALYQFIENMPFGLGTILIPINIFVILISFVTAADATANNVASMCIKDIPIGSEAPGSLKILWGVTIGIIAIIMAAFGGGEQGVQGVKSLAAAGGFVVLFIFILQIISSIKMFFIDKIEE; encoded by the coding sequence ATGGAAAACCAAAAGAAAAATATAAGATGGGAAGTTTTCGTACCGTCTTTTATACTTGTAGCATTAGCTGCAATAATAGGTATAGTAAATAATCAAGCTTTGACAGAAACATCAAACAAATTTTTTGCCTGGTCTCTTGAAAGCTTCGGTTGGCTGTATCAATGGGTTACAATCATAACTTTATTTCTTGTGTTCGCATTATTATTTTCTAAAATCGGAAGTATAAAAATAGGCGGAAAAGATGCAAAGCCTAAATACTCTTTCGGCACATGGTTTGCAATGACACTTACAGGTGGGGTTGCAACAGGTATAGTTACTTGGGGAGTAAATGAGCCTCTTATATATTTAGGAAATATTTACGGAGAACTTGAAACTCTCGGAATAGAACCGGGAAGTGCAGAGGCTGTAAGATTTGCAATAGGCAGATGCTTTTACAACTGGACATTTTTACCATACGCTTTATATGCTTTGACAGGTGTAATAGTTGCATATGTATACTTCAACAAGAAAAAACAATTAAACGTAACATCTACATTAGAGCCTTTATTTGGCGAAAAAGTTAGAAAAGGCGCTTTTGCAAGTGTGGTAGATACTCTTTCTATGCTTGCTATAGTTCTTGGTCTTTGCTCAGGTCTTACTATGTGCATAGTTTTAATAAGTACAGGTATAAGCTATTCATATAAAGTAGATGTCACACTTCCACTTTTCATAGGAATTGGTGTGCTTATAATTGCGGCATTTACATTATCTTCTTATGTCGGACTTGACAACGGTCTTAAAAAATTGGCAGGATTAAATGCATATTTTTATTATGGACTTTTAATACTTATAATAGTTACAGGTCCTACACTTTTCATACTTAGAAATACAACAGCAGGTATGGCTGAATGGTTGCAAAATTTCTGGTCTTGGGGATTGGACCCTATAGATATAGGTGGAGCCGCACTTACTCGTTCATGGACACTGTTCGACTGGTCAGTATGGATTGCTTATGCTCCTGTTACAGGAATATTCTTAGGACAAATATCTTATGGTAGAACTATAAGACAATGCTTGATAATAAATCTTATATTACCTGCAATATTCGGTATAATTTGGTTCGGAGTTTGGGGTAATGCAGCTATAAATATGCAAATTACAAACCAAGTGGATCTTGTAAGCACTATACAAAATGCCAATTCGGTTACGGCTCTATATCAGTTCATAGAAAATATGCCGTTCGGTCTTGGAACAATATTAATACCTATAAATATATTTGTAATCCTTATTTCATTCGTTACAGCAGCCGATGCAACTGCAAACAACGTAGCATCTATGTGCATAAAAGACATACCTATAGGTTCTGAAGCTCCCGGATCTTTAAAAATATTATGGGGAGTTACAATAGGTATAATAGCTATAATAATGGCTGCATTCGGCGGTGGAGAGCAAGGTGTTCAAGGTGTTAAATCACTTGCAGCCGCAGGAGGTTTCGTAGTTTTATTCATATTCATATTACAAATAATTTCAAGTATAAAAATGTTTTTTATAGATAAAATAGAAGAATAA
- a CDS encoding DUF4825 domain-containing protein: MNKKFLIGIIVVLGVIVSLIVAKIFLDFADKNTEIPINAKNWDEQIYAMRTNYIGENSKVSKIVNSLKFPEELKYSGIELQTSDSLPKSLNIIFSSSNENQETTKNIKSNFSYNAMIILSLIENCDKVELSINKNGALYTIESRQRQWATELVGKDPFESTATLEDFKEYIKQIDSIDFNEVQTYTPNLEESISNAILSHNKDKVYNGEFAAQGHITLGTEVDGINTTAYVYMTYAQFQFQNGIFEECAGLSSPAVITFTKDEYGNYKLSEFTETKDGSLYEISLQELFPDDIIDMIKLYSSNTKQQENVNNQIVSSAKEYLTEIGREDAKIALSYQEKNYPPLSPQNSEIYDILYKAYADFPYYVGTLEKLENHIRYEYKTSYEKQDLSDIFSYTKTNMNTGDIEEHVKVQISGGDIKALEGEIRSTFYEFKKSYDADRQAAQGYNN, from the coding sequence ATGAATAAAAAATTTTTGATTGGAATAATAGTTGTACTTGGAGTTATAGTTTCGTTAATCGTAGCAAAGATATTTTTGGACTTTGCAGATAAAAATACGGAAATACCAATAAATGCTAAGAATTGGGATGAGCAAATATATGCTATGCGTACCAATTATATAGGAGAAAATTCAAAAGTATCAAAGATAGTTAATTCGCTTAAATTTCCTGAAGAATTGAAATATTCAGGGATAGAGTTGCAAACATCTGACAGCTTGCCAAAATCTCTCAATATAATATTCAGCTCATCAAACGAAAATCAGGAAACTACAAAAAACATCAAGTCCAATTTCAGTTACAATGCAATGATAATATTGTCACTCATCGAAAATTGTGACAAAGTTGAGCTGTCTATAAATAAAAATGGAGCATTGTATACAATAGAGTCGAGACAAAGACAATGGGCGACAGAATTGGTTGGAAAAGATCCGTTTGAATCTACAGCAACACTTGAAGATTTCAAAGAATATATAAAACAGATAGACTCGATAGATTTTAATGAGGTTCAAACATATACTCCAAATTTAGAAGAAAGTATATCAAATGCCATATTATCTCATAATAAGGACAAAGTGTATAATGGAGAATTTGCAGCTCAAGGACATATAACATTAGGAACGGAAGTGGATGGTATAAATACAACAGCTTATGTATATATGACATATGCTCAGTTTCAATTTCAAAATGGAATATTTGAAGAATGTGCGGGGCTAAGCTCACCGGCAGTTATAACTTTTACAAAAGATGAATATGGTAATTATAAGTTGTCAGAATTTACAGAGACGAAAGACGGTTCATTGTATGAAATAAGCCTGCAAGAATTGTTTCCCGATGACATAATAGATATGATTAAACTCTACAGTTCCAATACTAAACAACAAGAAAATGTGAACAATCAGATAGTATCATCAGCAAAAGAATACCTTACAGAAATAGGCAGAGAGGATGCTAAGATAGCATTAAGCTATCAGGAAAAAAACTATCCCCCTCTATCACCGCAAAACTCTGAAATATATGATATACTTTACAAAGCGTATGCAGATTTTCCATATTATGTAGGAACTTTGGAAAAACTCGAAAATCATATAAGATATGAGTACAAGACAAGCTATGAAAAACAGGATTTATCAGATATATTTTCATATACAAAGACTAATATGAATACAGGAGATATAGAGGAGCATGTAAAGGTGCAAATATCAGGTGGAGATATAAAAGCATTGGAAGGGGAAATAAGGAGTACTTTCTACGAATTTAAAAAATCATATGATGCGGACAGACAAGCCGCTCAAGGATATAACAATTAA